The window CAGAGACGCGGTCCTGAAGCCGAGAGGAGAACACTCTCACCCGGCTACACTGTTGTTGAGCGCTCGCCCGGaaggcggcggcggcggcagcagcagcagcggaggaggaggaggaggagaggggaggaagaggaagcggACGGGCACAAGTCGAGGACTTGCATTTTAAGCAAACTGCttgggaaaaaaaggggagacgagaaagaaggggagagagTCAGAGTCATCGGAGAGCTAGAGGGGGAGAGATTGCATTCCTATCACgtcttcatttctctcctctcctctcttttgctTCAgccactgaaagagagagagtgagagagagagagagagagagagagggggagagaggggtggaaaaaagagagaacgagcgagcgagagagagagagagagagagagagagagagagagagagagagagagagatctaaCAAGATTCAAACTagtggtcttttttttctaccccCGATGCTTTCCAATTGCAGAACCAAACTAAGGTGAGTGGCTGTTTTGCCTGTGCCTGAGCGTATCTTTAGGGGAAATCTTATGCAGATGgttacatgagtgtgtgtgtatgtatgtttatatgCTTATTGGTGTCTGCATAGCCATGGACTTCAAAAAGGGACAACAAGCTCTCCTCATGTAGCTTACCGAGGACAGCGGATCGTAGGGATCCAGTCGACTGAGCAATAGtcgtttgcttttttttaattattattattcaccgTTTTCCTGCCAATGTCACGACGAAAGGCTACTGCATTATGCTTGGCATGTATTTCAATAAACGCTCTGCTCTCTCCGCTGTTCTGACAGCGAGGTTATTTTGGTGGGGAAATTTCCAGTAGATAGCAGCAGCATTCTGGACTGTTTTGGTTGGATTGGAGCTTGGTATATGTCATGGGCGACTTAGTTTAACATAAACCCAAGATTTAAACCTTTTAATGAGTCGTTTTGAAAATGCCACTCGCGATGAGCATCACTTCTAATTCATGTAAGTACAGGGCTGTGGAGAAGCTCCCCAGCTTCGTCTTTGAATCTGTGGCTCATTCACATGcgcatctcttcctctctcccttcctcggTGCcccgctctctctttcttccatccctccctccctctccgtcCGCCCCCCCGTCCCCCCTTCCTCCCGTTCCTCTCTAACGGCTCGGTCACCCCCATTTCTCGCTCTCTTCCTCACAGCCCGGCATCGGACGGTGAGCGGGACGCACGGGGCAACAACAGGACACACCGCAAGAGGATATGTGAAGTTGGAATTCCACTAAACTAAGTACGTATACCACCCGATTTGATATACCCCCCCAAGGGAATATAATATGGCAcgaattattatttttttttaattgctttaaATGTCGTTATTACTTTTTTGACATCGCATCTTCGCTTTTTGACCTCTAACATGGAAGCGGAATCCATAAATCCTGGAGGATTACGCATGGAGAGggaaatgaaaactgtgaaTTTTGCTGCGAGGAGATCGTGTTcaaggatctttttttttccttggtgCGTTTTACTTTCACGTCTTTTTGGGGATTACAATTTCCTTTTtatcctccttttttcttttttttatttcctgtcactGGGCTTTTGGCTTTTggtttcagcaccatggacagcggCTCTGCTCTGGCAGACGGTCCCAGCGCATGTCCTCTGGATTTCCAGCACCCTCGTTTGAACGGACAGcgctccgtgtgtgtgtgtgtgtgtgtatgtgtgcgtgtgtgtgtgtgtaaaaagtcACAGCCTACAGAAAAGATATTCACAGAGGctatgtgcgtgcgtgtgtgtgtgtgtgtgtgtgtgacttttacCCACTTAACACCATTCACCATGGAGATAGCTACTGAACGGAATCTTCGATCAGcccatcttttttctttttttacttttttttttatcaaaagtcattttaaagacctttattattgttgttaatattattatcacTCTTCGTCATTTGTCCCTTAGTTATATATGAAATTATTTATGTCTATACCGGTCGGATCTAGTCAAACACAGCCTCATAACTGAGCTTCGCCCACTGCGCTTTTCACTTGCGCCGGTGTCCCTCTAATCCTCAAATGGCATCACCAACTGAGAGAGCCAGAAGAAGTTGTATTGATTGCGTTTTGGGCAAATTACAGGTTTAATTGCAATGAATAAGTCGacagtttccctctgtttgttGGGTTTTATATGTGGGGATGTAACCGAAGAAAACGCCGAGGGCAAATAACGCAAGCTCTGCCGCTGTGTGCATATCGGAATCATCGGAACAACTCgactattttcctttttcttctttatttttgatatcTTCACACTGCTAATTTTAGTCCTTGCTCTTTCTGAAGCCCCAGTGCTACTGTTTACATAATATTTACCGATTTGTTTTAGCAGATTTCCATGACTCATAGACGAGAATGTACAAGTACGCCGAGGTACATTTAAACGAGATGGATGTTCAGCAAGTCCCCTCAACAGTCCCCATCTCCTCCCACTAATGGTCACCGAGCTGACACCTATTCCGCTCCCCGTCCTCTTCCTGCCTTAGACCATCGATGCACCTACTCTAATTTCCACCGCGCATTTCTGGACTTTCATTTACCGTAAGAGGGATTGAGGTCCCTGTTATGTAATAAATACAGCGGAGGGACCGTGTCTCCTCACCAGTAACCTCACCCACCTGCTGTTGCCTTCGTTTATTTATGGCAATAAGCATCTCCCGGGTGATTTATTGCGACCTTACCAGCATATCTACTGTATAATAAATGGCATTTACGTCTATATAGTGACAGTAAATGTCTGAATGTAGAGATTTGCTTGTGTTGCTGGGTATCATATTACGCATCCAAGTCTGCTATATTTTGTTTGAAATACCCAGCAGTATTGCAACATTTAAAGCAGTCTCCAAGTCCATTCTATTATTAATTAGTATTCATTTCAAAGCTGTCTTCCATTCTACTGAAACTAATGCacccttcctctcccctctctgtctcctcactgcCTGCCTCACCTCAAACTTCACTTTgcgagggtgtgtgtgtgtgtgtgtgtacctgtgtgtgtgtgtaatcactACTCCtattccctccctcctttccattctctctctctctttctctctgtctcttccctgtTGCAGTGCTGTGAAGTGGCTCTGTCCCTGGAGCCGAGACTTCATCCCCTTGGTGTCAGCGAGGATGCTGTGGGTTACCTTGCTGAGCACCATAGCCTTAGGATGGACCACCCCGATCCCACTAATAGAGGACTCCGAGGAGATCGACGAGCCCTGCTTCGAGCCCTGCTACTGCGAAGTCAAAGAGGGCATTTTCCACGTCCACTGTGACAGTAAAGGATTTACAAATGTCAGCCAGATCTCGCAGATATGGAGCCGGCCTTTCAAACTCAACCTGCAGAGAAATTCCATGAGGAAGCTTTACTTCAATAGCTTCCTCCATCTAAACAATGCCATTTCCATCAATCTGGGTAACAACGCATTGCAAGATATCCACGCTGGAGCGTTCAATGGCTTAGGAATACTCAAACGGCTGTTcctacatgaaaacaaactagAAGTTTTCCGGAATGACACTTTTCTGGGGTTGGAGAGTTTAGAGTATCTCCAGGCGGACTACAATGTTATCAAAAGGATTGAAAGTGGTGCATTCAGGCACCTTCACAAATTGAGAGTGCTCATACTAAATGACAATCTGATCCCCGTGCTCCCAAATTATCTTTTCCGGTCTGTGTCACTCACACATCTGGacctcagaggaaacagactaaAGACACTGCCGTATAGGGGCACGCTGGAGTACGTTGGGAGGAGCTTAATGGAAATCCAGCTGGAGGAGAATCCctggaactgtgtgtgtgagattgtcCAATTAAAAACGTGGCTAGAGAGAATCCCTTATACGGCTTTGGTAGGTGAGATCACATGTGAATACCCATTCCACCTACATGGGAAAGACTTACGGGAAATCAAGCGCAGTGAGCTCTGTCCGCTGCTCTCCGATGCAGAGATTGAGGCCAAGCTGGGAATTCCCCGGGTCCCATTTAGCAATGAGAACACATGGCCTACTAAACCTTCCTCCATGCTCTCCTCCTTTCACAACACAGCATCTTCTGTGGAATACAAGGAAAGAGTTGTCAAGCCTACCAAACGACCTCGGCCCACAAAGAACCCCCCAACGCCTCGTAGCATCTACCCAGGCATCAACCAACCCCCTATTGCTGGCTACCAAACAAGGCCTCCTATCCCCATAATTTGTCCAGCTGGATGTATTTGCAACCTTCACATCAATGACCTGGGGCTGACGGTGAACTGCAAAGAGAAAAGCTTTCACAACATCTCTGAGCTCCTCCCTCGGCCCCTCAATGCCAAGAAATTGTATCTCAGTGGGAACCTAATACAGAAAATCTACCGTTCTGATTTCTGGAATTTCTCAAGTTTGGATTTACTGCATTTAGGGAATAATCGGATATCCTACGTCCAGGAGGGCGCCTTTATTAACCTGCCAAATTTGAAAAGTTTATACCTGAATGGAAATGACATTGAGAGGCTCACCCCTGGGATGTTTCGAGGGCTTCAGATGTTGAGTTATCTTTACTTTGAGTATAATGTCATACGTGAGATACAACCCAACTCTTTCTCCCTAATGCCAAATCTCCAGCTGGTTTTCCTCAATGACAATCTCTTACGCTCCCTGCCCACTGACGCCTTCTCTGGCACCAAGCTTACACGCCTCAACCTTCGCAACAACTACTTCCTTTCCCTGCCTGTCCGTGGCGTTCTGGAGCATCTGACCTCCATTGTCCAGATTGACCTCCACCAGAACCCCTGGGACTGCTCTTGTGATATAATTCCCCTCAAACAGTGGCTGGAAAAGCTCTCCTCTGTCATCGTGGTGGGAGATGTCATCTGCAAGACACCTAACTTTGCTTTAGGGAAGGATCTGCGTTCACTGGAAGTTGAGGTCATCTGTCCTGAGCTTAAGTATTCCTCCGGTCCTTCGCCAGCCCTGCCTGGTGGGGATGACCTCACCACGGGGAGCTCTGATATGGGGGAGGCAGGTGGGAGAGGAGCAGTTCCACTGTCTGTCCTCATCCTCAGCCTGCTCATACTATTCATCTCTGCTGTATTTGTGGCTGCCGGGCTTTTCGCTTTCGTTCTCCGTCGCAGGAAGAAGCTACCCTTCCGGAAACGTTCTGAGGTAGATCTGACAGGGATCCAGATGCAGTGCAGGATTTTTGAGGACCCACCGAGGCAGAGTAGCGCCGGTAACACAGGCACACCAGAGAAACCGCCACccagtatgcacacacacgctcacactagtcacacacatgcccacGGTCACGTTTATGATTACATCCCCCACCCGGTGACTCAGATGTGTAACAACCCCATCTATAAGCCTAGAGAGGGCGAGAtagcagaggaagacagagctCAGTTTtcagagaagaaagacaatGGCAGTAGCAGTAGCAACAGTAACTACAGGACCTtgttagagaaagagagagagtggaccCTGGCCGTCTCCAACTCTCAACTCAACACCATTGTCACAGTCAACCACACCACGGCTGACATGGCAGGATTTCATGAGAACGGAGGGCTCTGCCCTACAGTGATTGACAGTCAGAGGCCCACGCCGACAGTGGGCTTTGTAGACTGTTTGTATGGGACAGTACCCAAACTAAAGGACATGCATGTGGCGCATGCGCACCCACCAGGCATGCAGTACCCCGATTTGCAGCAGGATGCACGGCTGAAGGAGACATTGCTTTTTACGGCGGGGAAAGGCTGCTACCCCGACCCGTCCCAAAGCGATTACCTCGAGTTAAGGGCCAAACTTCAAACCAAGCCGGATTACCTCGAAGTCTTGGAAAAATCTTACCGGTTTTAACATCTCTAGCCcatggagaaaaaacaaaaacacaacacattcaCTTTGCCACtctcaaaacaaaatcaccCAAAACCAATATTGAGAAATAAACTTGAAAAAGCAGcatgatataaaataaaatattatataacAGTTACAACAATGTTCCCCCCCAAATCACTTTGGAGGAGAGGCCATTCTCAGATATTTCAATGAAGTGCCTTTTTTTCAGAGTAGCCAGCAATGTCAACAGCCgttatttttataatatataaatatctctATATgcccgagagagagagagagagagagagagagagagagagagagagagcaaaagaggaaTGAGAGGGGCACCGGGGAATAAAACATACGAAACATCCTAAAATATATCTGTCACTAAAACCCCTTTTTGTGGAGTTACCATGAAGTGCAAGACACACGGGAGCTGGACGTCTCCCTGACTTTGGgggttttctttctgtctcttttacCCCTCACTAGGATGTACAAACACCCGGGGGGCGTGCACATAAAGTTTGCAGGAaatgatggaaagagagagagaaaaaaaatatatatacatatattgaAATGAACTGCAGTTTGCTGCATGCACTCGCTTCAGTGCAGGAAGCGAGGGGATTTACTCAGAACTACCACATCACATTACGAACAGAGATACTGCAACGCATTTACAGTTCAGTGTTCTATTTAATTTTTATATCTTATTAATATGGTTATTACTATTAATGAGGACTTCTGTCTATATCAGGGTGCTTCTCGTAAAAAGGACGCGCCGACGCACGGATGGTAAAACATTTGTGAATATTATTATAAGACAATGCTCAAGGTTTTCTGGATATTTCCACGCACTTTGTTAAGACCCCCCCTCCTttccccaccccccaccccccattgCTTCTGGATTTCCCCCCCATCGTCACCCACTAACGGCTTTG of the Toxotes jaculatrix isolate fToxJac2 chromosome 9, fToxJac2.pri, whole genome shotgun sequence genome contains:
- the slitrk3a gene encoding SLIT and NTRK-like protein 3 gives rise to the protein MLWVTLLSTIALGWTTPIPLIEDSEEIDEPCFEPCYCEVKEGIFHVHCDSKGFTNVSQISQIWSRPFKLNLQRNSMRKLYFNSFLHLNNAISINLGNNALQDIHAGAFNGLGILKRLFLHENKLEVFRNDTFLGLESLEYLQADYNVIKRIESGAFRHLHKLRVLILNDNLIPVLPNYLFRSVSLTHLDLRGNRLKTLPYRGTLEYVGRSLMEIQLEENPWNCVCEIVQLKTWLERIPYTALVGEITCEYPFHLHGKDLREIKRSELCPLLSDAEIEAKLGIPRVPFSNENTWPTKPSSMLSSFHNTASSVEYKERVVKPTKRPRPTKNPPTPRSIYPGINQPPIAGYQTRPPIPIICPAGCICNLHINDLGLTVNCKEKSFHNISELLPRPLNAKKLYLSGNLIQKIYRSDFWNFSSLDLLHLGNNRISYVQEGAFINLPNLKSLYLNGNDIERLTPGMFRGLQMLSYLYFEYNVIREIQPNSFSLMPNLQLVFLNDNLLRSLPTDAFSGTKLTRLNLRNNYFLSLPVRGVLEHLTSIVQIDLHQNPWDCSCDIIPLKQWLEKLSSVIVVGDVICKTPNFALGKDLRSLEVEVICPELKYSSGPSPALPGGDDLTTGSSDMGEAGGRGAVPLSVLILSLLILFISAVFVAAGLFAFVLRRRKKLPFRKRSEVDLTGIQMQCRIFEDPPRQSSAGNTGTPEKPPPSMHTHAHTSHTHAHGHVYDYIPHPVTQMCNNPIYKPREGEIAEEDRAQFSEKKDNGSSSSNSNYRTLLEKEREWTLAVSNSQLNTIVTVNHTTADMAGFHENGGLCPTVIDSQRPTPTVGFVDCLYGTVPKLKDMHVAHAHPPGMQYPDLQQDARLKETLLFTAGKGCYPDPSQSDYLELRAKLQTKPDYLEVLEKSYRF